In Nocardioides sp. InS609-2, a single genomic region encodes these proteins:
- a CDS encoding redoxin domain-containing protein yields MTGVRDLMPGERFPDLSLPDSDGNVRRLTELAGPDPLLVHTYRGWFCPKERAYLRRLVDLQGDAEVAYTRFVSLSVESPAVNGAFRAGLDARWTFLSDEDRTALNELGLREVTDTVHDPYLPTVWLLAPDLTVHRWWMGYWYWGRPTLDELRVELRALTRGLRKDWDPPRPDDKP; encoded by the coding sequence ATGACCGGCGTTCGCGATCTGATGCCCGGTGAGCGTTTCCCGGACCTGTCCCTTCCTGACAGCGACGGCAACGTCAGGCGGCTGACGGAGCTGGCAGGGCCGGACCCACTGCTGGTGCACACCTACCGCGGATGGTTCTGCCCGAAGGAACGCGCGTACCTGCGACGGCTGGTGGATCTGCAGGGCGACGCCGAGGTGGCCTACACCCGCTTCGTGTCGCTCTCGGTGGAGTCCCCGGCGGTGAACGGGGCGTTCCGCGCGGGGCTCGATGCCCGATGGACGTTCCTGTCCGACGAGGACCGCACCGCGCTGAACGAGCTGGGCCTGCGCGAGGTCACCGACACCGTCCACGACCCCTACCTGCCCACGGTGTGGCTGCTCGCCCCGGACCTGACCGTGCATCGCTGGTGGATGGGCTACTGGTACTGGGGACGCCCCACCCTCGACGAGCTCAGGGTCGAGCTGCGCGCGCTGACCCGCGGGCTGCGCAAGGACTGGGACCCGCCGCGCCCGGACGACAAGCCGTGA
- a CDS encoding IS630 family transposase, whose amino-acid sequence MANRPAPALVLRAGDLEELELWLRSRSVSAGLAKRARMVLLAADGVGNREIARLVAASPTTVIAWRERYEARGMAGLSDRERPGRPRTLDHRAIVAETLKPPPKKLGVTHWSSRLLAERLKISNTSVARAWRAYGVKPWKAESFRFSTDPELAGKDTDICGLYLAPPQNAIVLCVDEKSQIQALDRTVPILPMQEGRIERRSHDYYRHGTSTLFAALDIATGQVTAALKPRHRHQEFLAFLKQIERAYRHVLDSDGEPVELHLVMDNYAAHKHKNVRQWLSEHPRFVVHFTPTHASWMNLVEVWFGIVERQAIRRGVFKSVKDLNTKIRTFIDGWNDRSHPFVWTKTAEEILTKANRPTTSNPRH is encoded by the coding sequence ATGGCGAATCGTCCTGCCCCGGCGTTGGTGCTACGTGCTGGTGATCTAGAGGAACTGGAGCTCTGGCTGCGGTCGCGGTCGGTGAGCGCGGGTCTGGCGAAGCGCGCCCGGATGGTGTTGCTCGCGGCCGACGGTGTGGGCAACCGGGAGATCGCGCGGCTGGTCGCGGCGAGCCCCACGACGGTCATTGCGTGGCGTGAGCGGTACGAGGCGCGCGGCATGGCCGGACTGAGTGACCGTGAACGTCCGGGCCGACCGCGGACGCTGGATCACCGCGCGATCGTGGCCGAGACCTTGAAGCCGCCGCCGAAGAAGCTGGGAGTCACGCACTGGTCCTCGCGACTGCTTGCCGAGCGTCTGAAGATCAGCAACACCTCGGTCGCCCGCGCGTGGCGGGCCTATGGGGTCAAGCCGTGGAAGGCCGAATCGTTCCGGTTCTCCACCGACCCCGAGCTGGCCGGGAAGGATACCGACATCTGCGGTCTCTACCTCGCGCCACCACAGAACGCGATCGTGCTGTGCGTGGATGAGAAGTCCCAGATCCAGGCGCTGGACCGCACCGTCCCGATCCTGCCGATGCAGGAGGGGCGGATCGAGCGCCGCTCTCATGACTATTACCGCCACGGCACCTCGACCTTGTTTGCCGCGCTCGACATCGCGACCGGGCAAGTCACCGCCGCCCTCAAGCCGCGGCACCGACATCAGGAGTTCCTGGCGTTCCTCAAGCAGATCGAACGGGCCTACCGACACGTCCTCGACAGTGACGGCGAGCCCGTCGAGTTGCACCTGGTGATGGACAACTACGCCGCACACAAACACAAGAACGTGCGCCAGTGGCTGTCCGAGCACCCCCGGTTCGTCGTGCACTTCACCCCGACCCACGCCTCGTGGATGAACCTGGTCGAGGTCTGGTTCGGCATCGTCGAGCGACAAGCCATCCGCCGCGGAGTGTTCAAGTCTGTCAAGGACCTCAACACCAAGATCCGCACCTTCATCGACGGCTGGAACGACCGCTCCCACCCCTTCGTGTGGACAAAGACCGCCGAGGAAATCCTCACGAAGGCCAACCGTCCAACAACTTCAAATCCGCGCCACTAG
- a CDS encoding IS1380 family transposase, which yields MEGTLQVKRSSWSRGLSVTGGGVGVVAHAGSVGLRLVGDRTGLTGQLSKALARRSFTPAHDRGRVLVDVAVMIADGGEAIADIEVLRHQEPVLGAVASQATVWRALDEISPGQVKKIAVARARTRRHVWALMNASPEGFPASKVAGTDLGEVVVLDVDATVVITHSEKELASATFKRTFGYHPIGVWCDNTGEFLAATLRTGKAGSNTATDHIEVLTAAIAQVPAAQRKNLLIRSDGAGASHKLLAWLTEQGRVRGRRLEYSVGYAVTEKIREAIKVVPKHVWTPASDADGGVREGGDVAELTDLLDLTAWPPGMRLIVRRERPHPGAQLSLFEEADGWRYQVIATNTTTGQLAFLEARHRAHARVEDRIRIAKDTGLGRFPSREFAINQAWLTATMIAADLTAWTRLLAFTGEAAVLAGCEPKALRYRLLHAPARLVHTGRRRQLRIPDTWPWAAAIVATFANIAAIPPPA from the coding sequence CTGGAAGGCACTCTGCAGGTGAAGCGTAGTTCGTGGTCGAGGGGTCTGTCAGTAACTGGGGGCGGTGTCGGCGTGGTGGCCCACGCGGGAAGCGTCGGGCTGCGTCTCGTAGGTGATCGGACCGGGCTGACTGGACAGCTCTCGAAGGCCCTGGCACGACGTTCGTTCACCCCTGCCCATGACCGCGGCCGGGTCCTGGTCGATGTCGCGGTGATGATCGCCGACGGCGGTGAAGCGATCGCTGACATCGAGGTCCTGCGCCACCAGGAACCCGTGCTCGGTGCGGTGGCCTCGCAGGCCACGGTCTGGCGGGCTTTGGATGAGATCAGCCCCGGGCAGGTCAAGAAAATCGCCGTGGCCAGAGCCAGGACACGGCGCCACGTCTGGGCACTCATGAACGCCTCACCCGAAGGGTTCCCTGCCTCGAAGGTCGCCGGCACCGACCTCGGTGAGGTGGTCGTGCTCGATGTCGATGCCACGGTCGTGATCACCCACTCCGAGAAAGAGTTGGCATCGGCGACGTTCAAGCGGACGTTCGGGTACCACCCGATCGGGGTGTGGTGCGACAACACAGGCGAGTTCCTCGCCGCCACGTTGCGGACCGGGAAGGCGGGGTCGAACACCGCGACCGATCACATCGAAGTCCTCACCGCGGCAATCGCCCAGGTCCCCGCCGCACAACGCAAGAACCTGCTGATCCGCAGCGATGGCGCGGGTGCCTCCCACAAGCTCCTGGCCTGGCTCACCGAACAAGGCCGCGTGCGGGGACGTCGCTTGGAGTACAGCGTCGGCTACGCAGTCACCGAGAAGATCCGCGAAGCCATCAAGGTCGTCCCCAAGCACGTGTGGACACCCGCGTCCGATGCTGATGGTGGGGTCCGCGAAGGTGGTGACGTCGCCGAGCTCACCGACCTCCTTGACCTGACGGCATGGCCGCCCGGGATGCGGCTCATCGTGCGCCGCGAACGACCCCACCCCGGTGCGCAGCTGTCGCTGTTCGAAGAAGCCGACGGGTGGCGCTACCAAGTGATCGCGACCAACACCACCACCGGACAGCTGGCGTTCCTCGAAGCCCGTCACCGTGCTCACGCCCGCGTCGAGGACCGGATCCGGATCGCCAAGGACACCGGCCTGGGCAGATTCCCCTCACGTGAGTTCGCGATCAACCAGGCCTGGCTGACAGCGACCATGATCGCTGCCGACCTCACCGCCTGGACCAGACTTCTGGCCTTCACCGGCGAGGCTGCTGTGCTCGCCGGCTGTGAGCCGAAAGCGTTGCGCTACCGACTCCTGCACGCACCAGCACGCCTGGTCCACACCGGGCGCCGGCGACAACTCCGGATCCCCGACACCTGGCCCTGGGCGGCAGCGATCGTCGCGACATTCGCCAACATCGCAGCGATCCCACCACCAGCCTGA
- a CDS encoding ester cyclase, with amino-acid sequence MSSQDNIASQQAFGDAVNSGNLDAFENLVAADSVDHDPAPAQGPGPGPDGYRSFYTEMRTAFPDLHIEVEHLTAADDDLAFAYTVTGTHQGLLMGHDPTGKSIKVRGMQTSRFQDGKLVERWGSSDELGMLSQLGLVSP; translated from the coding sequence ATGAGCAGCCAGGACAACATCGCCTCCCAGCAAGCGTTCGGCGACGCCGTCAACAGCGGCAATCTCGACGCCTTCGAGAACCTCGTGGCGGCCGACTCGGTCGACCACGATCCTGCACCGGCACAGGGCCCCGGCCCCGGCCCCGATGGTTACCGAAGCTTCTACACCGAGATGCGCACGGCCTTCCCCGACCTGCACATAGAGGTCGAGCACCTCACGGCAGCCGATGACGACCTCGCGTTCGCCTACACCGTCACCGGCACTCATCAAGGCCTCCTGATGGGGCATGACCCGACCGGCAAGTCGATCAAGGTCCGCGGCATGCAGACCAGCAGGTTTCAGGACGGGAAGCTCGTCGAGCGGTGGGGCAGCAGCGACGAGCTTGGAATGCTCTCCCAGCTCGGCCTCGTCTCGCCATGA
- a CDS encoding DUF4383 domain-containing protein yields MNARTYAKVVGVVVILIGIGGLVLGEKSLLGVLNIDIAEDIVHLLSGGLMAAVGFRGSDSAVRTVVGGVGVVYLLVGVLGFFVPDMFGLLPHEYETVLDNLIHLTLGVLGIAVGFFLGDRSGSRVAR; encoded by the coding sequence ATGAACGCGCGTACATACGCCAAGGTCGTCGGCGTCGTCGTCATACTCATCGGCATCGGTGGTCTGGTGCTGGGGGAGAAGTCGCTTCTGGGCGTGCTGAACATCGACATCGCCGAGGACATTGTGCACCTCCTCTCAGGCGGGCTGATGGCTGCAGTGGGTTTCCGTGGTTCGGACAGCGCCGTCCGCACGGTGGTCGGTGGGGTGGGCGTCGTCTACCTGCTGGTCGGCGTGCTCGGCTTCTTCGTGCCTGACATGTTCGGGCTGCTGCCGCACGAGTACGAAACCGTGCTGGACAATCTCATCCACCTGACGCTTGGCGTGCTCGGCATCGCCGTCGGCTTCTTCCTCGGCGACCGCTCCGGGAGCCGCGTAGCGCGCTAG
- a CDS encoding GMC family oxidoreductase: MGRTLTDVAVRRRNASAWLLPTGDERTNHQLRRDMRRFDDDDEVDLVIVGCGAGGATVAQRLARAGWRVVALDAGPFWDPDVDWVSDEAASHGLYWTEPRVISGQHPVPLGSNNSGRGVGGSMVHYAGYTPRFHPSDFATHTRDGVGADWPIDYADLKPYYAALEQELPVAGQYWPWGDPHGYPHHAHPVGGNGEVFLRGAAALGIRARVGPVAITNGRFGNRAHCIYRGFCLQGCKVNAKASPLITHVPDALAHGAEVRADSMVSRVLIDKHTGRTVGVTYLRDGVEHRQRARAVAVAGYAIETPRLLMLSACPSFPDGIGNDHDLLGRYVMVQGAPQTAGRFAEEIRMVKAPPPEVSTEEFYETDPSNDYVRGYAIQNVSPLPIAYAEHVMAQGHWGPALREYMRDYVHWASLGGMCELLPQARNRVTLAEETDRHGLPVAHMSYSRCDNDDRMIAAAQRTMEDILCAAGAQEVITIQRFAHLVGGARMGVDATHGVVDADLRTFSVPNLFITDGSVLPTQGAANPALTIMALAARFADRMIAGQRTGLDHAQKTGRE, translated from the coding sequence ATGGGGCGCACCCTGACCGACGTCGCCGTGCGCCGCCGCAACGCGTCGGCCTGGCTGCTGCCTACCGGCGACGAGCGAACCAACCACCAGCTGCGCCGCGACATGCGCCGGTTCGACGACGATGACGAGGTCGACCTCGTCATCGTGGGCTGCGGCGCGGGCGGGGCGACGGTGGCGCAGCGGCTTGCCCGGGCCGGGTGGCGGGTGGTTGCACTGGACGCCGGGCCGTTCTGGGACCCCGACGTCGACTGGGTATCCGACGAGGCGGCTTCGCACGGGCTGTACTGGACCGAGCCGCGGGTGATCAGCGGGCAGCACCCGGTCCCGTTGGGCTCCAACAACTCCGGGCGCGGCGTCGGCGGATCGATGGTGCACTACGCCGGCTACACGCCTCGGTTCCACCCGTCGGACTTCGCGACCCACACCCGCGACGGCGTCGGCGCGGACTGGCCGATCGACTACGCGGATCTCAAGCCCTACTACGCCGCTCTCGAGCAGGAGCTGCCGGTGGCCGGGCAGTACTGGCCGTGGGGCGACCCGCACGGCTACCCGCACCACGCCCACCCCGTCGGCGGCAACGGTGAGGTGTTCTTGCGGGGCGCCGCTGCGCTGGGCATCCGGGCCCGGGTCGGCCCGGTGGCGATCACCAACGGCCGGTTCGGCAACCGCGCCCACTGCATCTACCGCGGCTTCTGCCTGCAGGGCTGCAAGGTCAACGCCAAGGCCTCACCGTTGATCACCCATGTGCCCGACGCGCTGGCGCACGGGGCCGAGGTGCGGGCCGACTCGATGGTCAGCCGCGTCCTCATCGACAAGCACACCGGCCGGACCGTCGGCGTCACCTACCTGCGCGACGGCGTCGAGCACCGCCAGCGCGCCCGCGCCGTCGCGGTCGCAGGGTATGCGATCGAGACCCCGCGATTGCTGATGCTCTCGGCGTGCCCGTCGTTCCCCGACGGCATCGGCAACGACCACGATCTGCTGGGGCGCTACGTCATGGTGCAGGGTGCCCCGCAGACTGCAGGGCGCTTCGCGGAAGAGATCCGCATGGTCAAGGCGCCCCCGCCCGAGGTGTCCACCGAGGAGTTCTACGAGACCGACCCGAGCAACGACTACGTTCGCGGGTACGCCATCCAGAACGTCTCGCCGCTGCCGATCGCCTACGCTGAGCACGTCATGGCCCAGGGTCATTGGGGTCCGGCGCTGCGCGAGTACATGCGCGACTACGTGCACTGGGCGAGCCTGGGCGGGATGTGCGAGCTGCTGCCGCAAGCGCGTAACCGGGTCACCCTCGCCGAGGAGACCGACCGGCACGGGTTGCCGGTCGCCCACATGTCCTACTCCCGGTGCGACAACGACGACCGGATGATCGCCGCCGCACAACGCACGATGGAGGACATCCTGTGTGCTGCGGGGGCCCAGGAGGTCATCACGATCCAGCGCTTCGCGCACCTCGTGGGCGGAGCACGGATGGGGGTGGACGCCACGCACGGTGTGGTCGACGCCGACCTGCGCACCTTCTCTGTGCCTAACCTGTTCATCACCGACGGCAGCGTGCTGCCCACCCAGGGCGCGGCCAACCCGGCGCTCACCATCATGGCCCTGGCGGCCCGGTTCGCCGACCGGATGATCGCGGGTCAGCGCACTGGGCTCGATCATGCACAGAAGACCGGACGGGAGTAG
- a CDS encoding gluconate 2-dehydrogenase subunit 3 family protein — translation MPSGITPGGHGRFDGFDVPAQARHWDEVTAGVVLARLEPPGELVFFTAAERLTADALFDLLLGQDREPRIPVLHIVDARLARNETDGWRYADLPEDRQAWRDTLAALDRDASPARFHTLDTDKQATLVQAVKDATEWHGWQAAHVWSLWGRYACAAFYSHPWAWNEIGFGGPAYPRGYKNIGAGRREGWEVAERDPRDPVTH, via the coding sequence GTGCCCAGCGGGATCACCCCCGGCGGGCATGGCCGCTTCGACGGCTTCGACGTGCCCGCCCAGGCGCGACACTGGGACGAGGTGACCGCCGGGGTCGTGCTGGCTCGCCTCGAACCGCCCGGTGAGCTGGTCTTCTTCACCGCAGCGGAGCGGCTCACCGCGGACGCGCTGTTCGACCTGCTGCTCGGGCAGGACCGCGAACCCCGGATCCCGGTGCTGCACATTGTCGACGCGCGGCTGGCCCGTAACGAGACCGACGGCTGGCGCTACGCGGATCTCCCCGAGGACCGGCAGGCGTGGCGCGACACCCTGGCCGCGCTCGACCGGGATGCGAGCCCGGCCCGCTTCCACACCCTGGACACCGACAAGCAAGCCACGCTGGTGCAGGCGGTGAAGGACGCGACCGAGTGGCACGGCTGGCAGGCAGCCCATGTGTGGAGCCTATGGGGCCGCTACGCGTGTGCCGCGTTCTACTCCCACCCCTGGGCGTGGAACGAGATCGGCTTCGGCGGCCCGGCGTACCCCCGCGGATACAAGAACATCGGCGCCGGCAGGCGAGAGGGCTGGGAGGTTGCCGAGCGCGACCCCCGCGACCCGGTGACCCACTGA
- a CDS encoding molybdopterin-dependent oxidoreductase produces MLRSDEPRGDVEDRSYGFPAGLWRALERNPPPGLGRSPGWRSPLRGPWLTSVFGAVLLVALPVVIITGLLDYIAYGPRFGQAIPADVGWLRLPQFDWPTRPSWLFQLTEGLHVVLGLVSIPVVLAKLWSVVPKLFAWPAARSMAQVLERVSLLLLVGGILFEIATGVLNIQYDYLFGFSFYAAHYYGAWVFIAGFAVHVALKLPHMITGLRSRSIRAELRTPLPQTRPEPPDTYGLVATDPAPATMSRRGALALVGGGAVLVAVLSVGQVIGGAARGAALLLPRGRSYGDGPNDFQVNRTAVAAGITPAATGAGWALTLGGPRPASLTRAMLLAMPQHTATLPIACVEGWATTQTWTGVRLADLAAVAGVPAPGSAMVASLEEAGAFNEATLAANQVLDPDSLLALAVNGAELSADHGYPARIIVPAMPGVHNTKWVRSIDFRSA; encoded by the coding sequence ATGCTACGCAGTGACGAGCCCCGCGGCGACGTCGAGGATCGCTCCTACGGCTTTCCCGCGGGGCTGTGGCGCGCTCTCGAGCGCAACCCGCCACCGGGCTTGGGTCGGAGCCCGGGCTGGCGCAGCCCGCTGCGCGGACCGTGGCTGACCTCTGTTTTCGGCGCGGTTCTGCTCGTGGCCCTGCCCGTAGTCATCATCACCGGGCTGCTCGACTACATCGCCTATGGCCCGCGGTTCGGCCAGGCGATCCCCGCCGACGTCGGGTGGCTGCGCCTGCCGCAGTTCGACTGGCCCACCCGCCCGTCGTGGCTGTTCCAGCTGACCGAGGGGCTGCACGTCGTGCTCGGGTTGGTGAGCATCCCGGTGGTGCTGGCCAAGTTGTGGTCAGTGGTGCCCAAGCTGTTCGCGTGGCCGGCGGCCCGCTCGATGGCCCAGGTGCTGGAACGGGTGTCGCTACTGTTGCTCGTCGGCGGCATCCTGTTCGAGATCGCCACCGGGGTATTAAACATTCAGTACGACTACCTGTTCGGTTTCAGCTTCTACGCGGCCCACTACTACGGCGCCTGGGTGTTCATCGCCGGGTTCGCGGTGCACGTGGCCCTCAAGCTGCCACACATGATCACTGGCCTGCGGTCCCGCTCGATTCGCGCCGAGCTACGCACCCCGCTCCCGCAGACCCGCCCGGAGCCGCCCGACACCTACGGCCTGGTCGCCACCGACCCCGCCCCGGCGACGATGAGCCGGCGCGGCGCGCTGGCCCTCGTCGGTGGCGGCGCGGTGCTCGTCGCGGTCCTGTCCGTCGGGCAGGTCATCGGCGGGGCCGCACGGGGCGCCGCCTTGCTCTTGCCCCGCGGGCGTAGCTACGGAGACGGGCCCAACGACTTCCAGGTCAACCGCACCGCCGTTGCGGCCGGGATCACTCCAGCCGCCACCGGCGCCGGCTGGGCGCTCACGCTCGGCGGGCCACGCCCGGCGAGCCTGACTCGGGCGATGCTGCTGGCCATGCCGCAACACACCGCGACCCTGCCGATCGCCTGCGTCGAGGGGTGGGCGACGACCCAGACGTGGACGGGCGTGCGGTTGGCCGACCTCGCCGCCGTCGCCGGGGTGCCGGCACCCGGGTCCGCGATGGTGGCGTCCCTTGAGGAGGCGGGCGCGTTCAATGAGGCGACGCTGGCGGCCAACCAGGTTCTCGACCCTGATTCCCTGCTTGCACTGGCGGTCAACGGCGCCGAACTGTCGGCCGATCACGGCTACCCCGCTCGGATCATCGTTCCCGCGATGCCTGGTGTGCACAACACCAAGTGGGTGCGCTCCATCGACTTCCGGAGCGCCTGA
- a CDS encoding thiamine pyrophosphate-dependent enzyme, translating into MSTVAEILVRAIADHGVTQVWGVVGDALNPVTDAIRREDRVEWMGVRHEETAAFAAGAQAQLTGRLGVCMGTVGPGAIHLLNGLYDAKKSRAPVLAICGQVPREDVGSDFFQEVANDAVFADVAVFNQTVVSIEQLPGLIEQAGNSALAERGVAVLTLPGDVGGLELPRKTPVPRFVDERRHPGPDDEALRRAAAAINAAGSVALLVGIGARDARDEVLQLAERLSAPMVLTLKAKERLESDNEYEIGQSGLIGNPATREAFSECDLLLLVGTDFPYREFLPTGKTVVQLDIRSAHIGRRTPVDHALVGDARLGLRGLTPLLEAKTDRRLLDKTRSSYEAWQEQQAAFADPDYERKPTGLLRRKLDNPDDRVRPELLAAMIDRYAADDAVFTTDTGMSTVWLSRFVRMRGTRRLLGSFNLGSMANALPQALGAAGLDRSRQVVAFCGDGGLSMLMGDLLTAVSHELPVKLMVFDNGRLGMVKLEMEQVGLPEFGTVLHNPDFAEVACAIGMSARRVERPAEVESAVQWAMAEPGPVLVDVVTSADEVAVPPKPTLKQGWGFAIAKSKEFLVSPE; encoded by the coding sequence GTGAGTACCGTTGCCGAGATCCTCGTCCGGGCCATCGCCGATCATGGCGTCACGCAGGTTTGGGGTGTGGTCGGCGATGCCTTGAACCCGGTCACCGATGCCATCCGTCGCGAGGACCGAGTGGAGTGGATGGGGGTGCGCCATGAGGAGACCGCGGCCTTCGCCGCCGGCGCCCAGGCACAGCTCACCGGTCGCCTCGGGGTCTGCATGGGGACCGTGGGACCGGGCGCCATCCACCTTCTCAACGGTCTGTACGACGCCAAGAAGTCACGCGCTCCGGTCCTCGCCATCTGCGGCCAAGTGCCCCGCGAAGACGTAGGCAGCGACTTCTTCCAAGAGGTCGCCAACGACGCCGTCTTCGCCGACGTCGCGGTCTTCAACCAGACCGTGGTCAGCATCGAGCAGCTGCCGGGCCTGATCGAGCAGGCGGGCAATTCGGCGTTGGCGGAGCGAGGAGTCGCTGTGCTGACCCTGCCCGGAGATGTCGGCGGTCTCGAGCTGCCGCGCAAAACGCCGGTGCCGCGGTTCGTCGACGAACGTCGGCATCCGGGTCCCGACGACGAGGCCCTGCGCCGGGCGGCTGCTGCCATCAACGCGGCCGGGTCCGTCGCCCTGCTGGTAGGCATCGGGGCTCGCGACGCGCGTGACGAGGTCCTCCAGCTCGCCGAACGACTGTCGGCCCCCATGGTGCTGACGCTCAAGGCGAAGGAGCGGCTCGAGTCGGACAACGAGTACGAGATCGGCCAGTCGGGCCTTATCGGCAACCCCGCGACCCGCGAGGCCTTCTCGGAGTGCGACCTGCTCCTGCTCGTCGGTACGGACTTCCCCTACCGTGAGTTCCTACCCACGGGCAAAACCGTGGTGCAGCTTGACATCCGCAGCGCCCACATCGGACGGCGTACGCCCGTGGACCACGCGCTAGTGGGTGACGCGCGGCTCGGTCTGCGCGGGCTGACACCGCTCCTGGAGGCCAAGACCGATCGCCGTCTGCTCGACAAGACTCGCTCGTCCTACGAGGCGTGGCAGGAGCAGCAAGCCGCGTTCGCCGACCCCGACTACGAGCGGAAGCCCACCGGACTGCTCCGTCGCAAGCTCGACAATCCCGACGATCGGGTCCGTCCCGAGCTGCTCGCGGCGATGATCGACCGTTACGCCGCCGACGATGCCGTCTTCACCACGGACACGGGCATGTCGACGGTATGGCTGTCCCGGTTCGTGCGGATGCGCGGGACTCGGAGGCTCCTGGGCTCCTTCAACCTCGGCTCCATGGCCAACGCGCTCCCGCAGGCTCTCGGGGCAGCAGGCCTGGACCGGTCGCGGCAAGTAGTGGCGTTCTGCGGCGACGGCGGCCTGTCGATGCTGATGGGCGACCTGCTCACCGCGGTGAGCCATGAGCTGCCGGTCAAGCTCATGGTCTTCGACAACGGTCGGCTGGGAATGGTCAAGCTCGAGATGGAGCAGGTGGGGCTGCCCGAGTTCGGCACCGTGCTGCACAACCCGGACTTCGCCGAGGTCGCCTGCGCCATCGGGATGAGCGCGCGGCGCGTCGAGCGACCCGCCGAGGTCGAGTCCGCTGTCCAATGGGCCATGGCCGAGCCCGGACCGGTGCTGGTCGACGTGGTGACCAGTGCCGACGAAGTGGCCGTTCCACCGAAGCCGACGCTGAAGCAGGGGTGGGGCTTCGCGATCGCCAAGTCCAAGGAGTTCCTGGTCAGCCCGGAGTGA
- a CDS encoding DUF4383 domain-containing protein, with product MDVRTYAKGVGVIIVLIGVGGLVLGEQSLLGVLNIDIGEDIVHLVTGGLMGAVGFRGSDSAVRSVVGGLGIVYLIVGVLGIFVPGMFGLLPNEYETVLDNLIHLTLGVLGIVFGFFVGRRSDSRLAH from the coding sequence ATGGATGTGCGCACTTACGCCAAGGGCGTCGGAGTCATCATCGTGCTCATCGGTGTCGGGGGTTTGGTACTGGGGGAACAGTCGCTGTTGGGAGTCCTCAACATCGACATCGGCGAGGACATCGTGCACCTGGTCACCGGCGGCTTGATGGGCGCGGTGGGCTTCCGCGGTTCGGACAGCGCCGTCCGCTCGGTAGTGGGTGGGCTGGGCATCGTCTACCTGATAGTGGGCGTGCTCGGCATCTTCGTCCCGGGCATGTTCGGGCTGCTGCCAAATGAGTACGAGACCGTGCTGGACAACCTCATACACCTGACCCTGGGCGTGCTCGGCATCGTGTTCGGCTTCTTTGTCGGCCGCCGAAGCGACAGCCGCCTAGCGCACTAG
- a CDS encoding DUF427 domain-containing protein, whose translation MRSGIAHYWSLREGGHLVQGVAWTYPEPFQDAEAVSGLMCFVDDLVDLEVANDGHPD comes from the coding sequence TTGCGGTCGGGCATCGCGCACTACTGGTCGCTGCGGGAGGGTGGGCACCTCGTCCAGGGCGTCGCCTGGACCTACCCGGAACCCTTCCAAGATGCCGAAGCGGTGAGCGGGCTGATGTGCTTTGTCGACGACCTGGTGGACCTGGAAGTGGCCAACGATGGCCACCCGGACTGA